One window of the Streptomyces sp. NBC_00259 genome contains the following:
- a CDS encoding proline dehydrogenase family protein, which translates to MLGPVILAASRSDKMRRLVSAAPMTKPVVNRFIPGETVDEVVPIVADLTDKGLEVTLDVVGEDITTREQAAAARDAYLELIERLAPLDLGTRAEMSVKLSMFGQSLEGGHELALANVRPVVEAAAAIGTTVTLDAEDHTTLDSMFAVHEELRKDFPATGCVIQAYLFRTEEDARRLAANGSRVRIVKGAYKEPASVAYQDKAEIDKAYVRILKILMDGAGYPMIGSHDPRLISISQELARRAGRKLDEYEFQMLYGIRGEEHVRLAAEGHRMRVYTAYGTDWYGYFMRRLAEKPANLLFFARSMITKN; encoded by the coding sequence GTGCTGGGTCCCGTGATCCTCGCCGCGTCGCGCAGCGACAAGATGCGTCGCCTTGTGTCGGCCGCCCCGATGACGAAGCCGGTGGTCAACCGCTTCATTCCGGGCGAGACGGTCGACGAGGTCGTGCCGATCGTCGCGGACCTGACGGACAAGGGCCTCGAGGTCACCCTCGACGTCGTGGGCGAGGACATCACGACCCGCGAGCAGGCCGCCGCCGCCCGCGACGCCTACCTGGAGCTGATCGAGCGGCTCGCGCCGCTGGACCTCGGCACGCGGGCCGAGATGTCGGTCAAGCTGTCGATGTTCGGCCAGTCCCTGGAAGGCGGCCACGAGCTGGCGCTCGCCAACGTCCGCCCGGTCGTCGAGGCCGCCGCCGCGATCGGCACCACGGTCACCCTGGACGCCGAGGACCACACCACCCTCGACTCGATGTTCGCCGTCCACGAGGAGCTGCGGAAGGACTTCCCGGCGACCGGCTGTGTGATCCAGGCGTATCTCTTCCGCACCGAGGAGGACGCCCGCCGCCTCGCCGCGAACGGCAGCCGTGTGCGCATCGTGAAGGGCGCGTACAAGGAGCCGGCCTCGGTCGCGTACCAGGACAAGGCCGAGATCGACAAGGCGTACGTCCGCATCCTGAAGATCCTCATGGACGGCGCGGGCTACCCGATGATCGGCTCCCACGATCCGCGACTGATCTCCATCAGCCAGGAGCTCGCGCGCCGTGCCGGGCGCAAACTGGACGAGTACGAATTCCAGATGCTGTACGGCATCCGCGGCGAGGAGCATGTGCGGCTGGCGGCCGAAGGGCACCGGATGCGTGTGTACACCGCGTACGGGACCGACTGGTACGGCTACTTCATGCGCCGCCTCGCCGAGAAGCCGGCCAACCTCCTGTTCTTCGCACGGTCGATGATCACCAAGAACTGA
- the pruA gene encoding L-glutamate gamma-semialdehyde dehydrogenase — protein sequence MDAVTQVPTPVNEPVHGYAPGSAERGRLEAKLKELAENPIDLPMTINGEKRMGGGEEFKVVQPHNHQAVIGTFRGATQQDAQDAIDAALAAAPAWRAMSFDDRAAIILRAAELLSGPWRETLAASTMLGQSKTAQQAEIDTPCELIDFWRFNVAYARQILAEQPPANSPGVWNRLDHRPLEGFVYAITPFNFTAIAGNLPTAPALMGNVVVWKPSPTQTHAAVLLMQLLEEAGLPKGVINLVTGDGIAVSEVALNHPDLAGIHFTGSTKTFQHLWKTVGNNIEKYRSYPRIVGETGGKDFVVAHPSADRAILKTALTRGSFEFQGQKCSASSRAYVPASIWNSGFKEEFAAEVDGIRMGDVTDLTNFIGAVIDERSFAKNKAAIDRAKQDPTCTIVAGGTYDDSVGYFVRPTVIECTDASSEVFTTEYFGPILAVYVYEDDAYDEMLTQMESVSAYALTGSVISGDRAATAYTMDKLRYAAGNFYINDKSTGAVVGQQPFGGGRASGTNDKAGAPQNLMRWTLTRAIKETLVPPTEYGYPHMG from the coding sequence ATGGACGCTGTGACCCAGGTCCCCACCCCCGTCAACGAGCCGGTGCACGGCTATGCGCCCGGATCCGCCGAGCGTGGCCGGCTGGAGGCCAAGCTCAAGGAGCTGGCCGAGAACCCCATCGACCTCCCGATGACCATCAACGGTGAGAAGCGCATGGGTGGCGGCGAGGAGTTCAAGGTCGTCCAGCCGCACAACCACCAGGCCGTCATCGGCACCTTCCGCGGCGCCACCCAGCAGGACGCGCAGGACGCGATCGACGCCGCCCTCGCCGCCGCCCCGGCGTGGCGCGCGATGTCGTTCGACGACCGCGCCGCGATCATCCTGCGCGCCGCCGAGCTGCTGTCGGGCCCCTGGCGCGAGACGCTGGCCGCCTCCACCATGCTGGGCCAGTCGAAGACCGCGCAGCAGGCCGAGATCGACACTCCCTGCGAGCTGATCGACTTCTGGCGCTTCAACGTGGCGTACGCCCGCCAGATCCTGGCCGAGCAGCCGCCGGCCAACTCCCCGGGTGTGTGGAACCGCCTCGACCATCGCCCGCTTGAGGGCTTCGTCTACGCGATCACGCCGTTCAACTTCACGGCCATCGCGGGCAACCTGCCCACCGCCCCCGCCCTGATGGGCAACGTGGTGGTGTGGAAGCCGTCCCCGACGCAGACGCACGCCGCCGTGCTGCTGATGCAGCTGCTGGAGGAGGCCGGTCTGCCCAAGGGCGTCATCAACCTGGTGACGGGCGACGGCATCGCCGTCTCCGAGGTGGCGCTGAACCACCCCGACCTGGCCGGTATCCACTTCACCGGCTCGACCAAGACCTTCCAGCACCTGTGGAAGACGGTCGGCAACAACATCGAGAAGTACCGCTCCTACCCGCGCATCGTCGGTGAGACGGGCGGCAAGGACTTCGTCGTCGCGCACCCGAGCGCCGACCGCGCCATCCTGAAGACCGCGCTGACCCGCGGCTCCTTCGAGTTCCAGGGCCAGAAGTGCTCCGCGTCCTCGCGTGCGTACGTCCCGGCCTCCATCTGGAACTCGGGCTTCAAGGAGGAGTTCGCGGCCGAGGTCGACGGCATCCGGATGGGTGACGTCACCGACCTGACGAACTTCATCGGCGCCGTCATCGACGAGCGTTCGTTCGCCAAGAACAAGGCCGCGATCGACCGTGCCAAGCAGGACCCGACCTGCACGATCGTCGCGGGCGGTACGTACGACGACTCGGTCGGCTACTTCGTCCGTCCGACGGTCATCGAGTGCACCGACGCGTCGAGCGAGGTCTTCACGACCGAGTACTTCGGCCCGATCCTCGCCGTGTACGTCTACGAGGACGACGCGTACGACGAGATGCTGACGCAGATGGAGTCGGTGTCGGCGTACGCGCTGACCGGATCGGTCATCTCCGGTGACCGTGCGGCGACCGCGTACACGATGGACAAGCTCCGCTACGCGGCGGGCAACTTCTACATCAACGACAAGTCGACCGGCGCCGTCGTCGGCCAGCAGCCCTTCGGCGGCGGCCGCGCCTCCGGCACCAACGACAAGGCCGGTGCCCCGCAGAACCTGATGCGCTGGACGCTGACCCGCGCGATCAAGGAGACGCTGGTGCCGCCGACCGAGTACGGCTACCCGCACATGGGCTGA